The following proteins come from a genomic window of Oncorhynchus masou masou isolate Uvic2021 chromosome 25, UVic_Omas_1.1, whole genome shotgun sequence:
- the si:dkey-3h3.3 gene encoding probable E3 ubiquitin-protein ligase DTX3 isoform X2: MSSLDRYAAPNLRDSPLRHQQRPRSPSPVKPVAIVGAVWDFIQQRCSKELKRIQGEDVLINKPRDKMVVTFQSHTKDPVRVHFARERFVTFYQRLATDLKVKTYSLDPHYYKSLQGQFPELLIEGGPSKDNTTVTGRYMHIVMLEDFLRHGSSSPVTSQRTLTPQRVSPRASGTTRNKQSDDKEEEESCPICLETIKEDRKKTLACKHSFCRGCLEKAFETKPVCPTCGAVYGELKGTQPKGGTMAVTKERSSLSGYDKYGTIVIQYHIPSGIQKEEHPNPGQTYQGASRTAYLPDSSEGRNVLALLKRAFDQRLTFTIGRSSTTGMENMVTWNDIHHKTSRSGGTSCYGYPDPDYLRRLQDELKVKGIY, translated from the exons ATGTCAAGTCTAGACAGATATGCCGCCCCCAATCTCAGAGACAGTCCTCTTCGTCACCAACAGCGTCCTCGGTCACCTAGTCCAGTGAAACCAGTGGCCATAGTTGGAGCCGTTTGGGATTTCATCCAACAGAGATGCTCAAAGGAGTTGAAGAGAATCCAAGGGGAAGACGTCTTAATTAATAAACCTCGTGACAAAATGGTGGTGACCTTTCAAAGCCACACAAAAGACCCGGTTCGGGTTCATTTCGCCAGAGAGCGCTTTGTCACGTTCTATCAGAGACTCGCCACAGATCTGAAAGTGAAGACTTACAGCTTGGATCCACATTACTACAAAAGCTTGCAGGGACAGTTTCCAGAACTTTTGATTGAAGGAGGCCCCAGTAAAGACAATACTACAGTGACAGGGCGCTACATGCATATTGTGATGTTGGAGGATTTTCTACGGCATGGCTCCAGTTCCCCTGTGACATCACAACGAACCCTGACACCCCAGAGAGTTAGCCCCCGAGCCTCTGGTACTACACGCAACAAGCAATCAGAcgacaaagaagaagaagagtcaTGTCCGATTTGTCTGGAGACCATTAAAGAGGACAGAAAGAAGACGTTGGCATGTAAACACTCGTTCTGTAGAGGTTGTCTGGAGAAGGCGTTCGAGACCAAACCTGTCTGTCCAACCTGTGGGGCAGTCTATGGGGAACTGAAGGGGACGCAGCCAAAGGGCGGGACTATGGCTGTTACTAAGGAAAGATCTTCTTTGTCTGGATATGACAAGTATGGAACAATCGTGATTCAGTACCACATTCCAAGTGGAATACAGAAG GAGGAGCATCCCAACCCAGGTCAGACTTACCAGGGTGCATCACGTACAGCGTATCTCCCAGATTCCTCAGAGGGCAGGAATGTTCTGGCTCTCCTGAAGAGGGCCTTCGACCAGCGACTCACGTTCACTATTGGCCGATCTTCCACCACAGGCATGGAAAACATGGTCACGTGGAACGACATTCACCATAAAACCTCCAGGAGTGGAGGCACCAGTTG
- the si:dkey-3h3.3 gene encoding E3 ubiquitin-protein ligase DTX3L isoform X1: MANASLKEVFSDVTLTVDPNTFKEPNQVKYILTGCGKHITGTLHYEVRGSFDEIEDLFVKMSSLDRYAAPNLRDSPLRHQQRPRSPSPVKPVAIVGAVWDFIQQRCSKELKRIQGEDVLINKPRDKMVVTFQSHTKDPVRVHFARERFVTFYQRLATDLKVKTYSLDPHYYKSLQGQFPELLIEGGPSKDNTTVTGRYMHIVMLEDFLRHGSSSPVTSQRTLTPQRVSPRASGTTRNKQSDDKEEEESCPICLETIKEDRKKTLACKHSFCRGCLEKAFETKPVCPTCGAVYGELKGTQPKGGTMAVTKERSSLSGYDKYGTIVIQYHIPSGIQKEEHPNPGQTYQGASRTAYLPDSSEGRNVLALLKRAFDQRLTFTIGRSSTTGMENMVTWNDIHHKTSRSGGTSCYGYPDPDYLRRLQDELKVKGIY, encoded by the exons ATGGCAAATGCGTCATTGAAAGAG GTCTTTTCAGATGTCACTCTCACTGTAGATCCGAACACTTTCAAAGAGCCCAACCAGGTGAAGTACATTCTCACTGGATGTGGTAAACACATTACAGGAACCTTGCATTACGAAGTGCGTGGATCATTTGATGAAATAGAGGACCTGTTTGTGAAGATGTCAAGTCTAGACAGATATGCCGCCCCCAATCTCAGAGACAGTCCTCTTCGTCACCAACAGCGTCCTCGGTCACCTAGTCCAGTGAAACCAGTGGCCATAGTTGGAGCCGTTTGGGATTTCATCCAACAGAGATGCTCAAAGGAGTTGAAGAGAATCCAAGGGGAAGACGTCTTAATTAATAAACCTCGTGACAAAATGGTGGTGACCTTTCAAAGCCACACAAAAGACCCGGTTCGGGTTCATTTCGCCAGAGAGCGCTTTGTCACGTTCTATCAGAGACTCGCCACAGATCTGAAAGTGAAGACTTACAGCTTGGATCCACATTACTACAAAAGCTTGCAGGGACAGTTTCCAGAACTTTTGATTGAAGGAGGCCCCAGTAAAGACAATACTACAGTGACAGGGCGCTACATGCATATTGTGATGTTGGAGGATTTTCTACGGCATGGCTCCAGTTCCCCTGTGACATCACAACGAACCCTGACACCCCAGAGAGTTAGCCCCCGAGCCTCTGGTACTACACGCAACAAGCAATCAGAcgacaaagaagaagaagagtcaTGTCCGATTTGTCTGGAGACCATTAAAGAGGACAGAAAGAAGACGTTGGCATGTAAACACTCGTTCTGTAGAGGTTGTCTGGAGAAGGCGTTCGAGACCAAACCTGTCTGTCCAACCTGTGGGGCAGTCTATGGGGAACTGAAGGGGACGCAGCCAAAGGGCGGGACTATGGCTGTTACTAAGGAAAGATCTTCTTTGTCTGGATATGACAAGTATGGAACAATCGTGATTCAGTACCACATTCCAAGTGGAATACAGAAG GAGGAGCATCCCAACCCAGGTCAGACTTACCAGGGTGCATCACGTACAGCGTATCTCCCAGATTCCTCAGAGGGCAGGAATGTTCTGGCTCTCCTGAAGAGGGCCTTCGACCAGCGACTCACGTTCACTATTGGCCGATCTTCCACCACAGGCATGGAAAACATGGTCACGTGGAACGACATTCACCATAAAACCTCCAGGAGTGGAGGCACCAGTTG